From the Diospyros lotus cultivar Yz01 chromosome 13, ASM1463336v1, whole genome shotgun sequence genome, one window contains:
- the LOC127788544 gene encoding uncharacterized protein LOC127788544, whose product MPQVDLETLVSACAGGDRKIACETLAGGEGEKQMKEEEEEDLPPDFPPESFWLSKDAEFDWFDRNAFYERKDSTKGASNSGNLNPHSNSSSQRFSKNFRAKAAIIGLPKTQKTSYVDTTKRRNCRPPNIRLFPKRSGSVGKSAAPMTEPSSPKVSCMGRVRSKRCRRKASEATPATNARKSERRRSGLFGSCMSLFQSRRRNKPAVRTDDPPATTVESPPRRNVTAKSREFPVSVEPAAEPPSLGGVKRFASGRRSMSWGSDSDVSNGHL is encoded by the coding sequence ATGCCGCAGGTGGATCTGGAAACGCTCGTTTCAGCTTGCGCCGGAGGGGATCGGAAGATCGCCTGCGAGACGCTGGCCGGAGGCGAGGGCGAGAAACAgatgaaggaggaagaagaagaagatctgcCTCCGGATTTTCCGCCGGAATCGTTCTGGTTGTCGAAGGACGCGGAGTTCGACTGGTTCGACCGCAACGCGTTCTACGAGCGGAAGGACTCCACGAAGGGGGCCTCGAATTCGGGTAACTTGAATCCGCATTCGAACTCTTCGTCGCAGAGGTTCTCGAAGAACTTCAGGGCCAAGGCGGCCATCATTGGACTGCCGAAGACGCAGAAGACGAGTTACGTTGATACGACAAAGCGCAGGAACTGTAGGCCGCCGAACATCCGGCTATTTCCGAAGCGGTCCGGATCAGTCGGCAAGTCGGCGGCTCCGATGACGGAACCATCGTCGCCGAAGGTGTCTTGTATGGGGAGAGTGAGGTCGAAGCGATGCCGCCGGAAGGCGTCGGAAGCGACTCCCGCCACGAACGCCAGAAAGTCTGAACGCCGGAGGTCCGGACTCTTCGGAAGCTGCATGTCGTTATTCCAGTCCCGCCGGAGGAACAAACCGGCCGTTCGAACTGACGATCCGCCGGCGACTACGGTGGAATCGCCTCCTAGGAGGAACGTGACTGCCAAATCGCGGGAATTTCCTGTGAGCGTCGAGCCGGCGGCCGAGCCTCCCAGTTTGGGAGGGGTGAAGCGGTTCGCGTCGGGCCGGAGATCGATGTCGTGGGGTTCAGATTCCGACGTGTCGAACGGTCATTTGTAG
- the LOC127788902 gene encoding uncharacterized protein LOC127788902 has product MGNCLVMQQKTIKVVKTDGKVLEYRAPIKAHQVLSDFAGHALSDTRPVVRHLQPEAWLTGGGLYYLLPVPVPPPAGEQKKRVRFACPEVEEKGEESGVVRIKLVITKKELELMLRKGAFSVDDHMLSQLQKKEITDDQDCKVDEDDDGDGNRSSKGWKPMLESIPEVN; this is encoded by the coding sequence ATGGGCAATTGCTTGGTTATGCAACAAAAGACTATCAAAGTCGTGAAAACAGATGGGAAAGTCCTGGAATACAGAGCACCCATCAAAGCCCACCAAGTCTTGTCAGATTTTGCAGGCCACGCATTATCTGACACACGCCCGGTTGTCCGGCACCTCCAGCCTGAAGCCTGGCTGACCGGCGGCGGCTTGTACTACCTCCTTCCCGTCCCGGTGCCACCACCGGCAGGAGAACAGAAGAAAAGGGTCAGATTTGCTTGTCCGGAGGTAGAAGAGAAGGGTGAAGAAAGTGGGGTGGTGAGGATCAAGCTGGTGATCACAAAGAAAGAACTGGAACTCATGCTGAGAAAAGGAGCTTTCTCAGTTGATGATCACATGCTTTCTCAgcttcaaaagaaagaaatcacGGATGATCAGGACTGCAAGGTTGATGAAGACGATGATGGCGATGGCAACAGAAGCAGTAAAGGATGGAAGCCTATGCTGGAAAGCATACCTGAAGTAAACTAA
- the LOC127788543 gene encoding uncharacterized protein LOC127788543, which produces MAGVLNFTLPCILRPIPSRRPPRSRLLSVRSSAEVSETPPTSASTEGGPGVGVSASSTAFAPPPNFKPPEPKKFAVKDGQQGAVLGASLPILFRLGTGVFVNGYSASFVSKDEIPSDQYALEIAGFKVKETSKLGPRPEKPIEIYEFESCPFCRKVREIVAVLDLDVLFYPCPKSGPNFRPKVAQMGGKQQFPYMVDPNTGVAMYESDDIIKYLVGKYGDGNVPFMLSLGLLTTLLEGFAMIGRMGKGSSYTSSKLPPKPLEVWAYESSPFCKIVREALVELELPHILRSCARGSPKRQILYQKTGHFQAPYLEDPNTGVQMFESAEIVEYLRATYALQ; this is translated from the exons ATGGCCGGAGTTCTGAACTTCACGCTGCCTTGTATTTTACGGCCGATTCCGAGTCGGAGACCACCGAGGAGTAGACTACTCTCAGTCAGGTCGTCGGCAGAAGTCTCCGAAACGCCTCCGACCTCTGCGAGCACGGAAGGAGGTCCAGGTGTGGGGGTTTCGGCTTCGTCAACGGCGTTTGCTCCGCCTCCAAACTTCAAGCCTCCCGAGCCGAAGAAATTCGCAGTGAAGGATGGTCAGCAAGGCGCCGTCCTAGGGGCTTCTCTTCCTATCTTATTTCGTCTTGGCACTGGTGTCTTTGTAAACGG GTACTCAGCATCTTTTGTGTCGAAGGATGAGATTCCATCTGACCAGTATGCACTTGAAATTGCTG GTTTCAAGGTCAAAGAGACTTCAAAACTTGGTCCTCGCCCAGAGAAGCCAATAGAGATATATGAGTTTGAAag CTGCCCATTTTGTCGGAAG GTCAGGGAGATTGTTGCTGTGTTGGATCTTGATGTCTTGTTTTATCCGTGCCCAAAAAGTGGTCCAAATTTCCGTCCAAAAGTTGCTCAGATGGGTGGAAAACAGCAGTTTCCTTACATG GTGGACCCAAACACAGGAGTAGCAATGTATGAATCAGATgacattattaaatatttggttgGGAAATATG GTGATGGAAATGTCCCTTTCATGTTGTCTCTTGGTTTACTAACA ACTTTGCTTGAAGGATTTGCCATGATTGGCCGAATGGGGAAG GGAAGTTCGTATACTTCGTCAAAACTGCCACCCAAACCTCTTGAAGTATGGGCATATGAG TCATCCCCATTTTGCAAAATTGTACGTGAAGCACTTGTCGAGTTAGAGCTGCCACACATACTACGAAG TTGTGCTCGTGGCAGTCCAAAACGACAGATACTATATCAGAAAACTGGACATTTCCAG GCACCTTATTTAGAAGATCCAAACACCGGGGTTCAAATGTTTGAGAGCGCAGAGATAGTGGAATATTTAAGAGCAACTTATGCTCTTCAGtag